In one window of Mytilus galloprovincialis chromosome 6, xbMytGall1.hap1.1, whole genome shotgun sequence DNA:
- the LOC143078024 gene encoding uncharacterized protein LOC143078024, translated as MLWFLMITYYITDFTSSQSDLCSKVLTIDCDGQYVSSKDESVCASDLVTYKTCCHFAQAKCLDGQIMIISEGPCSNATYLLNATAAFAQTCGTFLPPAEITTTSTATANIKTTSTSDNDPFDHIFCSGINSGAITCPDTLDPYCGTNGKFYLNKCDFQTARCTNPSLSIQPIRLCKGPTPTPVG; from the exons ATGTTATGGTTTCTTATGATTACATATTACATAACAG atttcacTTCTTCTCAATCAGATCTTTGTTCCAAAGTGCTTACGATAGATTGTGATGGTCAGTACGTGTCATCTAAAGACGAGTCTGTATGTGCCTCAGACCTTGTCACTTATAAAACTTG ttGTCATTTTGCACAAGCCAAATGCCTAGATGGACAAATAATGATTATATCTGAGGGACCTTGCTCTAATGCAACATATCTTTTAAATGCAACAGCTGCTTTTGCTCAAACGTGTGGTACTTTTCTACCACCTGCCGAGATAACTACAACTAGCACAGCAACGgccaatattaaaacaacatcAACTTCAGATAATGATCCCTTTGATCATATATTTTGTTCTGGTATAAACAGTGGTGCCATAACGTGTCCAGACACATTAGATCCTTACTGTGGGACTAATGGTAAATTCTATCTCAAtaa GTGTGATTTCCAAACCGCCAGGTGTACCAATCCGAGTTTATCGATACAACCAATCAGATTGTGCAAAGGACCAACGCCTACTCCAGTAGGGTAG